In a single window of the Sphingosinicella microcystinivorans genome:
- a CDS encoding ABC transporter substrate-binding protein, with protein MLLPAAFALIAAGQPRGYPRSYADTIAAARREGAVVVYSTTDRHEVTAALNAFRKRYPFLRVDYRELESPTLYNRVIAESRARKPTGDLIWSSAMDLQIKLVNDGYAQAYASPEKPYLPDWAIWKNEAWGVTAEPVVIAYNKRLVPPQDVPRTHAAFERLLRSRAAFYRGRVSTYDPRLSGFGYLQLTQDYHASRDIMSLVGALGAARVRLHTSSGPLLADIESGRSLFAYNALGSYALELATRNPDIGVVMPGDYTLVVSRIALIAREARQPNAAKLLLDFLLSAEGQRHLARAYMAPSREDVVPLAGSKPPAAAARPVKLGPALLANLDRIRRQRFLANWQAALEAQ; from the coding sequence TTGCTGCTGCCCGCCGCGTTTGCGCTCATAGCAGCGGGCCAGCCGAGAGGCTATCCCCGCTCCTATGCGGACACGATCGCGGCGGCGCGGCGCGAAGGCGCAGTCGTCGTCTATTCGACGACCGACCGGCACGAGGTCACGGCCGCGCTGAACGCGTTCCGGAAACGCTATCCGTTTTTGCGCGTCGATTACCGCGAGCTGGAATCGCCGACGCTTTACAACCGCGTCATCGCGGAATCGCGGGCACGCAAGCCTACCGGCGATCTCATCTGGAGTTCCGCGATGGACCTTCAGATCAAGCTCGTGAACGACGGTTACGCGCAAGCCTATGCCTCGCCCGAGAAACCCTATCTGCCGGACTGGGCGATCTGGAAGAACGAGGCGTGGGGCGTCACCGCCGAACCCGTGGTGATCGCCTACAACAAGCGTCTCGTGCCGCCGCAGGACGTGCCGCGCACGCACGCGGCGTTCGAACGTTTGCTGCGCTCGCGCGCCGCCTTCTACCGGGGCCGGGTCTCCACCTACGATCCGCGCCTGTCCGGCTTCGGCTATCTGCAACTGACGCAGGATTATCACGCGAGCCGGGACATCATGTCGCTTGTCGGCGCGCTCGGCGCCGCACGCGTGCGGCTGCACACGTCGAGCGGGCCGCTGCTCGCCGACATCGAAAGCGGGCGCAGCCTGTTCGCGTACAACGCGCTCGGCTCCTATGCGCTGGAGCTTGCCACGCGCAATCCTGACATCGGCGTCGTCATGCCGGGCGACTATACGCTCGTCGTCTCGCGCATTGCGCTCATCGCGCGCGAGGCGCGGCAGCCCAATGCGGCAAAGCTGCTGCTCGACTTCCTGCTGTCCGCCGAAGGCCAGCGCCATCTGGCGCGCGCCTACATGGCGCCATCGCGCGAGGACGTGGTGCCGCTCGCCGGCAGTAAGCCGCCCGCCGCCGCCGCCCGCCCGGTGAAGCTCGGCCCCGCGCTGCTCGCGAACCTCGACCGTATCCGGCGCCAGCGCTTCCTCGCCAACTGGCAGGCGGCGCTGGAGGCACAATAA
- a CDS encoding cupin domain-containing protein → MTTRPPALLRPEMLAVKDRGGGIRTRPMVTAKVGSRQMLNGVTVIDPGAAVPLHIHNCEESVLVLSGTGRVHIDGDEHDVRPRDMTWIPAGVQHFFRNVSDSAPLEIFWTYASIDATRTIIATGVTTRIDEEHGERA, encoded by the coding sequence ATGACGACACGCCCGCCCGCGCTCCTGCGGCCGGAAATGCTCGCCGTGAAGGATCGGGGCGGCGGTATCCGCACGCGCCCGATGGTGACGGCGAAGGTCGGCTCGCGGCAGATGCTGAACGGCGTCACCGTCATTGACCCCGGCGCGGCGGTGCCGCTCCATATCCACAATTGCGAGGAAAGCGTGCTCGTGCTCTCCGGCACCGGCCGCGTTCATATCGACGGCGACGAGCACGACGTGCGCCCGCGCGACATGACATGGATTCCGGCGGGCGTGCAGCATTTCTTCCGCAACGTGTCGGACAGCGCGCCGCTGGAGATCTTCTGGACCTACGCGTCGATCGACGCGACGCGGACGATCATCGCGACCGGCGTCACCACGCGCATCGACGAAGAGCACGGCGAACGGGCATGA
- a CDS encoding class I SAM-dependent methyltransferase: MTAESQLLGRRIFGADAASYASARPHYPESLYAALAAEGALVPGADVFEIGPGTGQASRRLLAANINSLTLVEPDPVLAAALAELRGGVRIVNAPLEEAGLPAAAFDLGVAATSFHWVDASRGLGIVHALLRPGGVWAMWWTVLHDPEHDLFSRAVLPLLKDAVPPPSLRGPGQRHYSLWTDDRLAELCAAGFMHAGHQMHEMTVRMTAAEMRALYATFSMIRRMEPQMRARVLAGIEAVGEQGFGGMIERCFRIPLFIARKAPGAA, translated from the coding sequence ATGACGGCGGAAAGCCAGTTGCTCGGGCGGCGCATTTTCGGTGCGGATGCGGCGAGCTACGCCAGCGCGCGGCCGCACTATCCGGAATCGCTTTACGCCGCGCTTGCGGCCGAAGGCGCGCTCGTGCCGGGCGCGGATGTCTTCGAGATCGGGCCCGGCACGGGGCAGGCGAGCCGGCGGCTGCTTGCGGCGAATATCAATTCGCTCACCCTCGTCGAGCCCGATCCCGTGCTTGCGGCGGCGCTCGCGGAGCTGCGCGGCGGTGTCCGCATCGTGAATGCGCCGCTCGAGGAGGCGGGGCTTCCCGCAGCGGCCTTCGATCTCGGCGTTGCCGCCACGTCTTTCCACTGGGTGGATGCATCGCGCGGGCTCGGAATCGTGCACGCGCTGCTGCGCCCCGGCGGTGTCTGGGCGATGTGGTGGACGGTGCTCCATGATCCCGAACATGATCTGTTCAGCCGGGCGGTGTTGCCGCTCCTGAAAGACGCGGTGCCGCCGCCGTCGCTTCGGGGGCCGGGGCAGCGGCACTATTCGCTGTGGACGGACGATCGCCTCGCTGAACTCTGCGCAGCGGGATTCATGCACGCCGGGCATCAGATGCACGAAATGACGGTGCGGATGACCGCGGCGGAGATGCGCGCGCTTTACGCCACCTTCTCGATGATTCGCCGCATGGAGCCGCAAATGCGCGCGCGTGTGCTGGCCGGGATCGAAGCGGTCGGCGAACAGGGATTCGGCGGCATGATCGAGCGGTGCTTTCGGATTCCGCTGTTCATCGCGCGCAAGGCGCCAGGGGCCGCATGA
- the acnA gene encoding aconitate hydratase AcnA, whose product MMPSAEQPMMVDLPRALGARLQRMPWVHRILAENLLRRRTEDADADHAAAQWLERGDRAVELPFVPARLLMHDTTCGPALVDLAAMRSVVATEGGDPRRIAPGLRIDVSTDHSIAVDSYGTRGALAANLAAEMARNAERFGLMKWAGNAFASLHVHPPGTGIMHTINLERLATVVSRGTSQGREWLFPDTLIGTDSHTPMINGIGVLGWGVGGLEAESVMLGMPVTLRVPEVVGVRLTGRLRPGVTATDLALTVTEMLRGVRLEGRFVEFFGPGVAALSAGTRAVVANMAPEFGGATGYFPPDAEVSAYLRATGRAEEDVRRAEDYLRRQRLWFDPDATPDYDLVLHLDLDTVVPSIAGPHRPQDRIARAAAPAADAGKRPVAIAAITSCTNTSDPRLLVMAGLVARAAVARGLTVPSWVKTSLAPGSPAAGAMLERAGLLEPLEALGFAIVAYGCTTCIGNSGPLTPGMDGMIAEGARPVAVLSGNRNFPGRVHQAISDSYLAAPPLVVAYALAGAFNLRIETDPLGIARDGTPVFLRDVWPSEGEIDAVLAAAADPGDFDAAYAAAEASTAWAALPASSEPVYPWDAASTYLRPPLFVTLDTEPRLGRYTAHPLLVLGDDITTDHISPAGAIPPVGEAGRWLIERGERADDLNVFSARRGNWEVMLRGLFTNPSVRNLLAPGIPPGSTIHAPGGEVLPLWRAAARYAAEGQAVVVVGGERYGMGSSRDWAAKGQYLLGVRAVLAAGFERIHRSNLCNMGILPLELPADAHPAALALGAGDRIEIDMPADVLAPSAPCAVRVHYADGRIRAFTARAAVETRAEVRVLKAGGLLPLMLRASLTAS is encoded by the coding sequence ATGATGCCGTCGGCTGAGCAGCCGATGATGGTGGACCTGCCCCGCGCGCTCGGCGCACGGCTGCAGCGTATGCCGTGGGTGCACCGCATCCTCGCCGAAAACCTGCTGCGCCGCCGCACCGAGGATGCCGATGCCGATCACGCAGCGGCGCAGTGGCTGGAGCGCGGCGACAGGGCCGTGGAATTGCCCTTCGTGCCCGCGCGCCTGCTGATGCACGACACGACCTGCGGCCCGGCGCTCGTCGATCTCGCCGCGATGCGCTCGGTGGTCGCCACCGAGGGCGGGGACCCGCGCCGGATCGCGCCCGGCCTCCGCATCGACGTTTCCACCGATCACAGCATCGCCGTGGACAGCTACGGCACGCGCGGCGCGCTTGCCGCCAATCTCGCCGCCGAGATGGCGCGCAATGCCGAGCGCTTCGGGCTGATGAAATGGGCGGGGAATGCCTTCGCCTCGCTGCACGTGCATCCGCCGGGCACCGGCATCATGCACACGATCAACCTCGAACGGCTGGCGACGGTGGTCAGCCGCGGCACGTCGCAGGGGCGCGAATGGCTGTTCCCGGACACGCTGATCGGCACCGACAGCCATACGCCCATGATCAATGGTATCGGCGTGCTTGGCTGGGGCGTGGGCGGGCTTGAGGCGGAGAGCGTCATGCTCGGAATGCCGGTGACGCTGCGCGTGCCGGAGGTCGTCGGCGTGCGCCTGACCGGGCGGCTGCGTCCCGGCGTGACGGCGACGGACCTCGCGCTCACCGTCACCGAGATGCTGCGCGGCGTACGCCTCGAGGGGCGCTTCGTCGAGTTCTTCGGCCCCGGCGTCGCCGCGCTTTCCGCGGGCACGCGCGCGGTCGTCGCGAACATGGCGCCCGAGTTCGGCGGCGCGACCGGTTATTTCCCGCCGGACGCCGAAGTGAGCGCCTACCTGCGCGCGACGGGCCGTGCCGAAGAGGATGTGCGGCGGGCGGAGGATTATCTGCGCCGTCAGCGGCTGTGGTTCGATCCGGACGCGACGCCCGATTACGATCTCGTGCTGCATCTCGATCTCGATACGGTCGTGCCGAGCATCGCCGGGCCGCACCGTCCGCAGGACCGGATCGCGCGTGCCGCGGCGCCCGCAGCGGACGCGGGCAAGCGCCCCGTCGCGATCGCCGCGATCACCAGTTGCACGAACACCTCGGACCCGCGTCTGCTCGTCATGGCAGGTCTTGTGGCGCGCGCGGCGGTCGCGCGCGGGCTCACCGTGCCGTCCTGGGTGAAGACCAGCCTCGCACCCGGTTCGCCTGCGGCCGGCGCGATGCTGGAGCGGGCGGGCCTGCTCGAACCGCTCGAAGCGCTGGGCTTCGCGATCGTGGCCTACGGCTGCACCACCTGCATCGGCAACAGCGGGCCGCTGACGCCGGGCATGGATGGGATGATCGCCGAAGGCGCGCGGCCGGTCGCAGTGCTGTCGGGCAACCGCAACTTCCCCGGGCGCGTCCATCAGGCGATCAGCGATTCCTATCTCGCCGCCCCGCCGCTCGTCGTCGCCTATGCGCTCGCTGGCGCGTTCAACCTCCGGATCGAAACGGACCCGCTCGGCATCGCGCGAGACGGAACACCCGTCTTCCTCCGCGATGTCTGGCCGTCTGAGGGTGAGATCGACGCCGTGCTCGCCGCCGCTGCCGATCCCGGCGATTTCGATGCGGCCTATGCCGCCGCCGAAGCCAGCACCGCTTGGGCGGCGTTGCCCGCATCGTCCGAACCCGTCTATCCGTGGGACGCGGCCTCGACCTATCTGCGGCCGCCGCTGTTCGTGACGCTGGACACAGAGCCGCGCCTTGGCCGCTACACGGCGCATCCGCTGCTCGTGCTCGGCGACGACATCACGACCGATCATATCTCGCCCGCCGGCGCGATTCCGCCTGTGGGCGAGGCGGGGCGCTGGCTCATCGAACGTGGAGAGCGGGCGGACGATCTCAACGTCTTTTCCGCACGGCGCGGCAACTGGGAGGTGATGCTGCGCGGGCTGTTCACGAACCCGTCGGTGCGCAATCTGCTGGCTCCCGGCATCCCGCCCGGATCGACGATCCATGCACCGGGCGGCGAAGTGCTGCCGCTGTGGCGCGCGGCGGCGCGCTATGCGGCGGAAGGGCAGGCCGTGGTCGTCGTCGGGGGCGAGCGCTACGGCATGGGGTCGTCGCGCGACTGGGCGGCGAAGGGCCAGTACCTGCTCGGCGTGCGCGCCGTGCTCGCGGCGGGTTTCGAGCGCATTCACCGCTCCAATCTCTGCAACATGGGCATCCTGCCGCTGGAGCTGCCCGCCGACGCGCATCCCGCGGCGCTTGCGCTCGGCGCCGGCGACCGCATCGAGATCGACATGCCCGCCGACGTGCTTGCGCCCTCCGCGCCGTGCGCGGTGCGCGTGCATTATGCCGACGGACGCATCCGCGCCTTCACCGCGCGCGCGGCGGTGGAGACGCGCGCCGAGGTCCGCGTGCTGAAAGCCGGCGGCCTGCTGCCGCTGATGCTCCGCGCGTCACTGACAGCTTCATGA
- a CDS encoding CitMHS family transporter: protein MLSILAFGMVATFMTLIMTKRMSAMIALIVVPTAFALIAGFSAGLGEMMLAGIKEIAPTGVMLLFAILYFGIMIDAGLFDPLTRKVVELAHGDPLRITMGSAILGLVVALDGDGTTTYMITLSALLPLYRHMKMDVRVLTCILIMAVAAMNLVPWGGPTSRAAIALGVDPRALFLSLIPPVLTTAGWVLFSAWMLGRAERKRLGITERVVMPLPGQLDLSTPDSDGTPSTRRPRLYWFNAALTAALMGILLFGDVPLQVLFMVAFALAAMVNYPQVEMQRERVAAHASNALATAGLVFAAGIFTGVLSGTKMVDAMANTVTGFIPDALGPYMAPITALVSIPFTVLISNDAFYFGMLPVLAHSAEYYGISAMEVARASLVGQQIHLLSPLVASTYLLVATAGVELGDHQRFTMKWALGACAVFMLTCLVLGLFPWYA, encoded by the coding sequence ATGCTCTCCATTCTCGCCTTCGGCATGGTCGCCACGTTCATGACGCTGATCATGACGAAGCGCATGTCGGCGATGATCGCGCTCATCGTCGTGCCGACCGCGTTCGCGCTGATCGCGGGGTTCTCGGCGGGCCTCGGCGAGATGATGCTCGCAGGGATCAAGGAGATCGCGCCGACGGGCGTGATGCTGCTGTTCGCGATCCTCTATTTCGGCATCATGATCGATGCGGGCCTCTTCGATCCGCTGACGCGCAAGGTCGTGGAGCTGGCGCACGGCGATCCGCTCAGGATCACGATGGGCTCCGCGATCCTCGGCCTCGTCGTCGCGCTCGACGGCGACGGCACCACCACCTACATGATCACGCTCTCGGCGCTGCTGCCGCTCTACAGGCACATGAAGATGGATGTGCGGGTGCTCACCTGCATCCTCATCATGGCGGTCGCGGCGATGAACCTCGTGCCGTGGGGCGGGCCGACATCGCGCGCGGCGATCGCGCTCGGCGTCGATCCGCGCGCGCTGTTCCTGTCGCTGATCCCGCCGGTGCTCACCACGGCCGGCTGGGTGCTGTTCTCCGCGTGGATGCTCGGCCGCGCCGAGCGCAAGCGCCTCGGCATCACCGAGCGCGTCGTGATGCCGCTGCCCGGCCAGCTCGACCTGTCGACGCCCGACAGCGACGGCACGCCGTCCACGCGTCGTCCGCGCCTCTACTGGTTCAACGCCGCACTTACCGCCGCGCTCATGGGCATCCTGCTGTTCGGCGACGTGCCGCTGCAGGTGCTGTTCATGGTCGCGTTCGCGCTTGCGGCGATGGTCAACTATCCGCAGGTGGAGATGCAGCGCGAGCGTGTCGCCGCGCACGCCTCGAACGCGCTCGCGACGGCGGGCCTCGTCTTCGCCGCCGGGATCTTCACGGGCGTGCTGTCGGGCACCAAGATGGTCGACGCGATGGCGAACACGGTGACGGGTTTCATTCCCGACGCGCTCGGCCCCTACATGGCGCCGATCACCGCGCTCGTCAGCATTCCGTTCACGGTGCTGATCTCGAACGACGCCTTCTATTTCGGGATGTTGCCCGTGCTCGCGCATTCCGCCGAATATTACGGCATCTCCGCGATGGAGGTCGCGCGCGCCTCGCTCGTCGGCCAGCAGATCCACCTGCTGAGCCCGCTCGTCGCCTCGACCTACCTGCTGGTCGCGACCGCGGGCGTCGAGCTCGGCGACCACCAGCGCTTCACGATGAAATGGGCGCTCGGCGCGTGCGCGGTGTTCATGCTCACCTGCCTCGTGCTCGGCCTGTTCCCCTGGTACGCCTGA